From Bicyclus anynana chromosome 11, ilBicAnyn1.1, whole genome shotgun sequence:
tataataacataaataattaatatgaataccACCCGTACTCGAGGAACTCGTAACAATAAGGTATACAATTTAACTGCACCATCAATGAAAAAGAAAAGCAAAGTAGCAGCGCCCACTAAGATAGACACCCTCCTCTTAGGACTatgtgttacaagttcctcaattacaggtggtattaacattcattgtttatgttattgtagaggaaAGGTAtcatcagtgttggtataaataagagagtatatgacttgagctcagttgtttgtgaggcagcgtacaCACCGTTACGATGCCAGTCGCagtagtgattttgtgcaataacgttttgtgttgtaattattgatagtgttttgtattgtaattatagcttatcataaattgttcagtgagggcatggagagcatgtcgggcagtgaaagtgagtgtttatgcattctaaagggatcacttaaacctactcccatgGTCCAAGTCCTgcgacctgctcgaggtgtttcctctgccacaaaagaatgaatgaatgaaatttatgtattagtgtgtagttatttgtatgtgtgtataatgtacattattattacgtacacaccacctacagttgtcctaataagtttctaagcctaaggttgcctggaagagatcgctactaagcgataaggccgtcttttttattctactttttcttatgtttctgttttgcttgttttcttttattttttgtggtgtacaaataaagagtattaaataaataaaaataaaaaaaattagcgtTGACGAAGTACTCGTAGTTGGTAAGCAAGATGTCCGTCGCCGTGCTTTTGCCCACGTAGCGCTGTAGGTGTTTATGTTGCTTGCTGGCCGAACTTGGCCTTCTCGCCCGAACCTAGACGTTGTGTCTCCCAACTGTAAGATTTCTGTGTACATACCCATCCTCTCAGCTTCATTGGCGTCCACGAAGTTGCCGGTGAGCACAATTTCCATGGCCTTGCTCTTGCCCACATAACGCGGCAGGCGCTGGGTGCCGCCCGCGCCGGGGATGGTGCCGATATTGATCTCCGGCTGGCCGAACTTGGCCTTCTCGCCCGCGTAGATGATGTCGCACATCATGGCTAGCTCGCAGCCGCCGCCCAACTGTGAGTGGAGGCAAATTGTAACCTTATACAAATTATCAATAGAAATAGACTTGTGACCACAGAACGTAGGGtgaaggaattccttgacaatcgattaacactccccttctccgctcgtatTGTCCTGCCTAGCCTTTATGTTACACACACAGATtcatcaataatatacagatggagcgtacggaacatgacggtgtcgtagctactctaaatacaaaattctcgagtcagtacaacacgaacagtcgcatcagtaatttcaaatattatttaagtaaaatggtgtcatatgtttttaaatgttttaaaaagtgTTCTCAAAAACTAACGAAGTAAAAtgcgagtatttttttattgattattatattaatttacgtaattgttgttaatgttaaagaaatacaaattatgaaaaacagtTTGAATACGCGGATGTCAAGAAGATgcgtgacttttttttaatttttattggtttcaCCGGCTCCAgtacgcagtttgtaaagactcactctggttactctgtggttaCACATTAGGTAACTTAAATtcaacaaacaaaatcactaacagcAAAACCATTGACTGCTGCAATGACAGGTTTCCCACAGTTTGAGACAGATTCCCAGTCTTTCAGGAAGCCCTGCCTGTTGTTGGAGCTGTAGCTGTTGTCTTGCATTTCCTTGATGTCGGCGCCGGCAGCAAAGGCCTTCTCACTACCTGGAATTTGGAATACCTGAATTAAGAGCCTGCTCCCAGAGTTCTGAGTTAATCTAGAACACCCGTGAGAGCCCAGtcgatatgatctctgcctccaattccagagTTTGTATGTTCAAATcaagtctggggcatgcacctacaacttttcagttgtgtgcattttaagaaattaaatatcacatgtctcaacaGTGAAGGAAAGGTTTCCTTCACTGTtgagtagagaattaagataattctcagatatgcaccTACTTGTGTGAAATATGCCAATAcccattggggcagcgtggtggactatttggcctagcccctcgcattctgagaggagattcacaCTCAGCAGTGAGTATATGGGTATCAACCCATAGGATAGGGCAATAATCTAGAGCTGTGATAATCTAGTCTGTAGGTTTAAATCTAGTCCAGGGCAACAACCTTCAACTTTGcagtctctctctctcttgttccattgcaacaaaaaaagaaagatattttCTGTTGCTTTGTTGTTGCAGGTGGTTTTCTTCTTCCTAGTTTTAGCTTTAATTGTCTTTTTTGTTCTACAATCTAACTCTTGATTGTAGAACAACtctttaatgtgtttaaatgaTTGTCTGTGGCTTTGTTTGAAGCATTTTTCAAAGCTTTAATTGCTTAATGAAAAAATCTAGTTTGACATGCAAGTTTGTCAAACATGCTTGCAAACCCATACCTttgacggccaccgtggcgcagtggtatgcgcggtggatttattgacggaggtcctgggttcgatccccggctaggccgattgaggttttcctaattggtctaggtctagctggtgggaggcttcggccgtggcaagttaccaccctaccgacaaagacgtaccgccaagcgatttagcgttccggtacgatgtcgtgtagaaaccgaaaggagtgtggattttcatcctcctcctaacaagtaagcccgcttccatcttagattacatcatcacttaccaggttctgagatggtagtcaagggctaacttgtaaataataataaaaaaaaaacctgtgaTAATAATGGCAGCAATCTTCTCGTCAGCATCAAAGTCATCCACAGCTTGTCCCAGTTCCTTGAACAGAGCATTGCACAGTGCATTCAAAGCCTTGGGCCGGTTCAGCTGGATGAGGCCTACATTCTTCTTGCTGCCCACTACATCTATTTtgatgttttcatactgtggaGCTGATAAGGAAAAacattacttaataaaataccaTCTAGGATGTACAATTATTGTCATTGTTATTGTATATaacattgtataataatacatgTTGTAGAATTAATATAAAAGCATGAGTGTAAAATTGCTGTATAAATTTGGAATTGGAATTCCTAACCAAAGAGCAGATATTTGAGATCAAAGTGGCCAGTACGACAAAACACCAATTGAAGATAAAATAATCTTAGATCCTTCTTTTTTTTGCACAATCGAGTAATTGTGCGCTgctgaaataaaaatgtatatcagTTACACATGAGGTCTTATATAAGAAGGGGGTTTGAGGCTTAGCAGATCTAATACAGGTTTGCAGGCTAGTAGTGATAATGTGACATTCCCTATCAGATGATTATTCTTGGGTTCTCCAGGGCACTATGCAATACAACCACTTTCATCTAAATACATTATAGCCAAAGTtcactcatcacaaaatctcaaaaaacAGCTTGATgtagaaagataaaatttggcagggaggtagtttatagttagtaagcATTCGCTAAAAACGGATTAtgtgatagggccggattaaggaggtctaaggccggacgaagtcgcgggtgttcgCTAGTACTCGCGTTCGTATAAtatcgatgtttgttactctttcatgctgAAATGACTATATATAATGACTAAACCTATTTGGGTGACATTTGAAATAGCAATAGACTGTACCATTATCATTCTTACTATAACATAAACCTATTATTTG
This genomic window contains:
- the LOC112056603 gene encoding probable enoyl-CoA hydratase, mitochondrial → MASVASITRLVLGKGVLNTGRIASANTGFIKFYSTAPQYENIKIDVVGSKKNVGLIQLNRPKALNALCNALFKELGQAVDDFDADEKIAAIIITGSEKAFAAGADIKEMQDNSYSSNNRQGFLKDWESVSNCGKPVIAAVNGFALGGGCELAMMCDIIYAGEKAKFGQPEINIGTIPGAGGTQRLPRYVGKSKAMEIVLTGNFVDANEAERMGLVSRVFPVEKLLEETIKLAERIGTHSPLIVKLAKQSVNQAYETTLKSGLQFEKSLFYGTFATEDRKEGMTAFIEKRAPNFKNN